From the genome of Streptococcus lutetiensis, one region includes:
- the folK gene encoding 2-amino-4-hydroxy-6-hydroxymethyldihydropteridine diphosphokinase, protein MISVYLSLGSNIGDKKAYLEAALERLNQLPQTSLAAVSSFYETVAWGKTDQDNFLNICCQLKTELAAQQLLIECQQIEKNLHRVRYEHWGPRTIDIDILLYGSEHIATESLKVPHPYMTERAFVLVPLFEIAPSLEICGHSITSYLKTLNLEEVRKLQS, encoded by the coding sequence ATGATTAGCGTTTATTTAAGTTTAGGCAGTAATATTGGTGATAAAAAAGCCTATCTTGAAGCGGCTCTTGAACGTCTAAATCAACTGCCACAAACATCGCTTGCTGCTGTTTCCTCATTTTATGAAACAGTAGCTTGGGGTAAGACGGACCAAGATAATTTTTTGAACATTTGTTGTCAATTAAAAACAGAATTAGCTGCTCAGCAATTATTGATAGAGTGTCAACAAATCGAGAAGAATTTGCACCGTGTTCGCTATGAACATTGGGGACCTCGTACAATTGATATTGATATTCTTTTGTATGGCAGCGAGCATATCGCAACAGAAAGCCTTAAGGTGCCGCATCCCTACATGACAGAGCGTGCTTTTGTCCTTGTACCGCTTTTTGAGATTGCTCCGTCACTTGAAATTTGTGGTCATTCTATTACATCTTATTTAAAAACATTAAATCTTGAAGAAGTGCGAAAACTTCAGTCGTAA
- the folB gene encoding dihydroneopterin aldolase — translation MDKIHLKGCRFYGYHGAFAEEQTLGQIFVVDCTLSVDLTKASYSDCLEDTVHYGLVFEAIKKQVEENKYILIERLAGAICQDIFEQFLPVQAITLKISKENPPINGHYDSVGIELERERV, via the coding sequence ATGGATAAAATTCATTTAAAAGGATGCCGTTTTTATGGTTACCATGGTGCTTTTGCAGAAGAGCAAACATTAGGGCAAATTTTTGTTGTGGATTGCACCTTGTCGGTTGATTTGACAAAAGCCTCATACTCAGACTGTTTAGAAGATACTGTTCATTATGGTTTAGTTTTTGAAGCTATCAAAAAACAAGTTGAAGAAAATAAATACATTTTGATTGAACGTCTGGCTGGGGCAATTTGCCAGGACATTTTTGAGCAGTTTCTGCCAGTTCAAGCAATTACTTTAAAAATTTCCAAGGAAAATCCACCTATTAATGGGCATTATGATTCTGTTGGTATTGAGCTAGAACGGGAGAGAGTATGA
- the folP gene encoding dihydropteroate synthase, which produces MKIGKHDIDGKACIMGVLNVTPDSFSDGGSYTSVEKALEQADKMITEGAKIIDVGGESTRPGYTFVEAADEINRVVPVIKALKEKFDVLVSIDTYKTETARAALEAGADILNDVWAGLYDGEMLALAAEKNVPIILMHNQKEEKYDNITKEVCEFLVERAKAALDAGVAKENIWIDPGFGFAKNEAQNIELLQGLDAVCQLGYPVLFGISRKRTVDYLLGGGTAALERDMGTAALSAWAITKGCQIVRVHNVDLNRDIVKVISQLV; this is translated from the coding sequence ATGAAAATCGGTAAACATGACATTGATGGCAAAGCTTGTATCATGGGAGTTTTAAATGTTACCCCTGACTCTTTCTCTGATGGTGGTTCCTACACATCAGTTGAGAAAGCGCTTGAGCAAGCAGATAAAATGATTACTGAAGGGGCAAAAATTATCGATGTTGGTGGTGAATCAACTCGACCAGGTTATACTTTTGTTGAGGCAGCAGATGAAATCAATCGTGTCGTACCAGTCATCAAAGCTCTCAAAGAGAAATTTGATGTTTTGGTCAGCATCGATACCTATAAAACAGAAACTGCGCGTGCTGCCTTAGAAGCAGGTGCAGATATCTTGAATGATGTTTGGGCAGGACTTTACGATGGGGAAATGCTTGCGCTTGCTGCTGAAAAAAACGTGCCAATTATTTTGATGCACAATCAAAAAGAAGAAAAGTATGACAATATTACTAAGGAAGTTTGTGAGTTTTTAGTAGAACGTGCTAAAGCAGCTTTGGATGCAGGGGTTGCTAAAGAAAATATCTGGATTGATCCAGGATTTGGTTTTGCTAAAAATGAAGCACAAAACATTGAACTTTTGCAAGGCTTGGATGCTGTTTGTCAGCTTGGATACCCAGTTCTTTTTGGTATTTCCCGTAAACGCACAGTAGATTATCTACTAGGTGGCGGGACAGCAGCTCTTGAGCGTGATATGGGAACAGCGGCATTGTCAGCTTGGGCAATTACTAAAGGTTGTCAAATCGTCCGCGTGCATAATGTTGATCTCAATCGCGATATTGTTAAAGTGATTAGCCAACTCGTTTGA
- the folE gene encoding GTP cyclohydrolase I FolE, with translation MANQEKLEAAVYQLLEALGEDPRREGLLDTPKRVAKMYQEMFSGLNEDPKDQFTAVFTENHDEAVLVKDISFYSMCEHHLVPFYGKAHVAYLPSAGRVTGLSKLARAVEVASKRPQLQERLTDQVATALEEALHPKGIFVMIEAEHMCMTMRGIKKPGSKTVTTVAKGIFKEDHEERKEILSLILGK, from the coding sequence ATGGCAAATCAAGAAAAACTCGAAGCAGCAGTTTACCAACTCTTAGAAGCTCTAGGAGAAGATCCAAGACGTGAGGGCTTACTAGATACGCCTAAACGTGTTGCAAAAATGTATCAAGAGATGTTTTCAGGCTTGAATGAAGATCCTAAAGATCAATTTACAGCTGTGTTTACCGAAAATCATGATGAGGCTGTTCTCGTCAAAGATATTTCGTTTTACTCAATGTGTGAGCACCACTTGGTTCCTTTTTATGGAAAAGCTCATGTTGCTTATTTGCCAAGTGCTGGTCGCGTAACAGGTCTTAGTAAATTAGCCCGTGCTGTTGAGGTAGCAAGTAAACGTCCACAGTTGCAAGAACGTTTGACTGACCAAGTGGCTACAGCATTGGAAGAAGCTCTTCATCCAAAAGGCATTTTTGTCATGATTGAAGCAGAGCACATGTGCATGACTATGCGTGGTATTAAAAAACCAGGAAGCAAAACGGTGACAACTGTCGCTAAAGGGATTTTTAAAGAAGACCATGAAGAACGTAAGGAAATCCTATCTTTGATTTTAGGAAAATAA
- a CDS encoding bifunctional folylpolyglutamate synthase/dihydrofolate synthase: MNYQEALDWIRGKLKFGIKPGLERMAWMLEELDNPQEKLAAVHVVGTNGKGSVTSYLQHIFSLAGYEVGIFTSPYIVDFRERISLNEQMISEADFLKLVERVRPVVERLSVETDLEPATEFEVITILMFEYFGHMHPVDIAIIEAGMGGLYDSTNVFKALAVLCPSIGLDHQNILGQTYAEIAAQKAGVLKEGVPFIFATERDDVRQVFTEKAKTCHSSLYEFGKDFSASENENGFDYRGKEILNQVNLAMPGKHQISNASLAITAALQLRERYPKVTTEIIKTGLANTHWVGRTELVYPNVMIDGAHNNESVQALVSVMQKYKDKHLHILFAAIDTKPIDSMLELLSQLADVDVTTFVYHNALPLEKYPSQYYKVANWQDWLKQIDLDSQDDFYLITGSLYFISQVRPVLLSRQQN; the protein is encoded by the coding sequence ATGAATTATCAAGAAGCTTTAGATTGGATTCGTGGCAAGTTAAAATTTGGAATCAAGCCTGGATTAGAGCGAATGGCTTGGATGCTTGAAGAACTTGATAATCCTCAGGAAAAGCTTGCCGCTGTCCACGTTGTTGGGACAAATGGTAAAGGATCAGTTACCAGCTATTTACAACACATTTTCTCACTAGCTGGTTATGAAGTTGGGATATTTACGTCACCATATATTGTTGATTTTCGCGAACGTATTAGCTTAAATGAGCAAATGATTTCTGAGGCTGATTTTCTTAAATTGGTGGAGCGCGTTCGCCCTGTTGTGGAGCGTTTATCTGTTGAAACTGACTTAGAACCAGCTACAGAATTTGAAGTTATTACTATTTTAATGTTTGAATATTTTGGGCACATGCACCCAGTTGACATCGCGATTATCGAGGCTGGAATGGGTGGCCTTTACGACTCAACCAATGTTTTCAAAGCCTTAGCGGTTCTTTGCCCATCAATTGGCTTAGATCATCAGAATATTCTTGGGCAGACTTATGCGGAAATAGCTGCGCAAAAAGCAGGGGTTTTAAAAGAAGGAGTTCCATTTATCTTTGCGACTGAGCGTGATGATGTTCGTCAAGTTTTCACTGAGAAGGCAAAAACATGTCATAGCAGCCTTTATGAGTTTGGTAAGGATTTTTCTGCTTCAGAAAATGAAAACGGTTTTGATTATCGTGGTAAAGAAATACTCAATCAAGTTAACTTAGCCATGCCTGGAAAACACCAGATTAGTAATGCAAGTCTAGCGATTACGGCGGCTCTTCAGTTGCGTGAACGTTATCCAAAAGTGACTACGGAAATCATCAAGACTGGTCTAGCTAATACACATTGGGTAGGTCGTACAGAATTAGTCTATCCAAATGTTATGATTGACGGGGCGCATAACAACGAAAGTGTTCAAGCACTGGTTAGTGTTATGCAAAAGTACAAAGATAAGCATTTGCATATTTTATTTGCGGCCATTGACACCAAGCCAATTGATTCAATGCTTGAGTTACTTAGTCAGCTAGCTGATGTGGATGTGACAACTTTTGTTTATCACAATGCACTGCCTTTGGAAAAATACCCAAGCCAATACTATAAAGTAGCCAATTGGCAAGATTGGCTTAAGCAGATTGATTTAGATAGTCAGGATGATTTTTATCTTATTACTGGCTCACTTTACTTCATTTCACAAGTGCGTCCTGTACTTTTGTCAAGACAGCAAAATTAA
- a CDS encoding aminotransferase class IV translates to MPENYLKAELVHHSESIDSPFTYFKTTYRLHLQSLSGESIFISNKGYLQETTISNLTLEIDGKRYTPSVDVGILDGICRQKLIKEGRVFEAYLTKDDLKKANHVYACNSVRGVYEITLNK, encoded by the coding sequence CTGCCAGAAAATTATCTGAAAGCTGAGCTGGTTCATCACAGTGAGTCAATTGACAGTCCGTTTACTTATTTTAAGACGACCTATCGTCTGCATTTACAAAGTTTATCTGGTGAGTCTATCTTTATTTCTAATAAGGGTTATCTGCAGGAAACGACTATTAGTAATCTCACTTTAGAAATTGATGGGAAAAGGTATACGCCCTCGGTTGATGTGGGTATTTTAGATGGCATTTGCAGGCAAAAATTAATCAAGGAAGGTCGCGTGTTTGAAGCATATTTGACAAAAGATGATTTAAAGAAAGCTAATCACGTTTATGCTTGTAATAGTGTTCGTGGCGTTTATGAAATCACTTTGAATAAATAG
- the rarD gene encoding EamA family transporter RarD, whose protein sequence is MKKTNLGFLLGLVTYILWGFLSLYWKLLSGVSSYNTFSYRIIFTVVTMLLYMLISRNHRCYLSEIGSLIADRKKLFMMVLASLLIAINWLTYIYAVAHGQATQASFGYYIMPLVSILLAMIFLHESLSSWMLLAIAIAGFGVGMLAFDTGQVPLVSIVLALSFGLYGLVKKNVRLSSDVAMLVESSLVMPFVIIYLIAFSKESMLDYTLLENVLLVISGVVTAIPLLLFAEAVKRAPLNIIGFIQYINPTIQLIIAVLIFKETIAVGQLKGFIFIWIAIAVFILGQIIVMRKNK, encoded by the coding sequence TTGAAAAAGACTAATTTAGGTTTTCTACTCGGCTTAGTAACTTATATTTTGTGGGGCTTTTTGTCCCTTTATTGGAAATTACTTTCAGGTGTTAGTTCATATAACACCTTTTCTTATCGTATCATTTTCACAGTTGTTACCATGTTACTTTATATGCTGATATCTCGGAATCATAGGTGTTATCTGAGTGAGATTGGTAGTTTGATAGCTGATAGGAAGAAATTATTCATGATGGTTCTAGCAAGCCTTTTGATTGCTATTAATTGGCTGACTTACATCTATGCAGTGGCGCATGGTCAAGCAACTCAGGCGAGTTTTGGTTATTATATTATGCCGCTTGTTTCCATTTTACTTGCTATGATTTTTTTGCACGAAAGTTTAAGTTCTTGGATGCTTTTAGCAATTGCTATTGCAGGATTCGGGGTTGGAATGCTTGCTTTTGACACAGGTCAAGTGCCACTAGTTTCGATTGTTTTAGCCTTATCTTTTGGCTTATATGGCTTGGTTAAGAAAAATGTTCGACTATCCAGTGATGTTGCTATGCTAGTTGAAAGTAGTCTAGTGATGCCTTTTGTCATCATTTATTTGATTGCTTTTAGTAAGGAAAGCATGCTTGATTATACTTTGCTGGAGAATGTTTTGTTGGTAATTTCTGGTGTGGTGACGGCAATTCCTTTGCTTTTATTTGCAGAGGCAGTTAAGCGAGCACCTTTAAATATTATTGGGTTTATCCAATACATTAACCCGACGATTCAGTTGATTATTGCGGTTCTTATTTTTAAAGAAACAATAGCTGTAGGACAATTAAAAGGATTTATCTTTATCTGGATTGCCATTGCTGTCTTTATTTTAGGACAAATTATTGTAATGCGTAAAAATAAGTAG
- the thrB gene encoding homoserine kinase — protein sequence MKITVPATSANVGPGFDSVGVAVSKYLTIEVLEAADKWEVLHDLGDVPSDETNLLITTALQVKSDLKPHCIKMISDIPLARGLGSSSSVIVAGIELANQLADLNLSDDEKLTLATKIEGHPDNVAPAIFGNLVVSSYVDGKVNSAVATFPEASFVAFIPNYELKTSDSRNVLPVQFSYKEAVAASSIANVAIAALLTGDLEKAGKAIEADLFHERFRQKLVKEFAQIKEKVHQAGAYATYLSGAGPTVMVLAPKEQESKVLEAVHSLGLDGEVVALHVDTKGVFVEKD from the coding sequence ATGAAAATTACAGTACCAGCAACCTCTGCTAATGTTGGACCTGGATTTGATTCTGTCGGTGTTGCGGTTTCTAAGTATTTGACAATCGAGGTTTTAGAAGCCGCTGATAAATGGGAAGTTTTGCATGATTTGGGTGATGTTCCAAGTGATGAAACGAACCTTTTGATCACGACAGCTTTGCAAGTTAAATCAGATTTAAAACCACATTGTATTAAGATGATTTCAGATATTCCATTGGCACGTGGTTTAGGGTCATCGTCTTCAGTTATTGTGGCAGGTATTGAGTTAGCCAATCAATTGGCTGACTTGAACTTGTCAGATGATGAAAAGCTTACGCTAGCAACTAAAATCGAAGGTCACCCAGATAATGTAGCACCTGCTATTTTTGGAAATCTTGTGGTGTCATCATACGTTGATGGAAAAGTAAATAGTGCTGTTGCGACTTTCCCAGAGGCATCATTTGTAGCTTTTATTCCAAATTATGAATTAAAGACAAGTGATAGTCGTAATGTGCTTCCTGTTCAATTTTCATACAAGGAAGCTGTAGCTGCCTCGTCTATTGCCAATGTTGCTATCGCAGCTCTTTTGACAGGTGATTTGGAAAAAGCTGGAAAAGCGATTGAAGCAGATCTTTTCCATGAACGTTTCCGTCAAAAACTAGTAAAAGAATTTGCTCAGATTAAAGAAAAAGTGCATCAAGCGGGTGCTTATGCGACTTACCTTTCTGGTGCTGGACCAACAGTTATGGTTTTAGCTCCAAAAGAGCAAGAAAGTAAGGTTTTAGAGGCTGTTCACTCACTCGGCTTGGACGGTGAAGTGGTTGCTTTACACGTAGATACTAAAGGAGTTTTTGTTGAAAAAGACTAA
- a CDS encoding homoserine dehydrogenase has product MSIKIALLGFGTVASGVPSLLKENHSKITEAAHDTIEIAKVLVKDDDEKKRLLAARNDYNFVTNVDEILSDDSIDIVIELMGRIEPARTFITKALEAGKNVVSANKDLIATHGKELIALAKDKGVAFYYEAAVAGGIPILRTLANSLTSDKVTRILGVLNGTSNFMMTKMVDEGWTYDDALKTAQELGYAESDPTNDVEGIDAAYKAVILSQFGFGMTIDFDDVAHKGITTITPDDVAVAQKLGYVIKLVGDVREVESGISAEVSPTFLPKAHPLASVNDVMNAVFVESIGIGESMYYGPGAGQKPTATSVTADIIRICRRIKDGNVGKSFNEFARETKIANPSDVTSHYYFAINTPDKKGQLLRLAEIFNSENISFEQVLQQKANGTRARVVIITHSMSKTQLAAVTEKLEAVEDFKVLNTLKVLGE; this is encoded by the coding sequence ATGTCAATAAAAATTGCTTTGCTCGGTTTTGGTACAGTTGCTAGTGGTGTTCCTTCCCTTTTGAAAGAAAATCATTCAAAAATTACGGAAGCAGCTCATGACACGATTGAAATCGCTAAGGTTCTTGTCAAAGACGATGATGAAAAAAAACGTTTGTTGGCTGCCAGAAATGATTATAATTTTGTTACAAACGTTGATGAGATTTTAAGTGATGATAGCATTGATATTGTTATTGAATTGATGGGACGTATCGAACCAGCTCGTACTTTCATCACAAAAGCTTTAGAAGCAGGTAAAAATGTTGTTTCAGCGAATAAAGATTTGATTGCTACTCATGGTAAAGAATTGATTGCTCTTGCTAAAGACAAAGGTGTTGCTTTTTACTATGAAGCAGCGGTAGCTGGTGGTATTCCAATCCTTCGTACACTTGCAAACTCACTCACTTCTGATAAAGTGACTCGTATTTTGGGTGTTCTTAACGGTACTTCAAACTTCATGATGACTAAGATGGTTGATGAAGGTTGGACTTATGATGATGCTCTAAAGACTGCTCAAGAACTTGGTTATGCTGAAAGTGACCCAACAAATGACGTTGAAGGTATCGATGCTGCTTATAAAGCTGTCATCTTGAGTCAATTTGGATTTGGTATGACAATTGATTTTGATGATGTTGCCCATAAAGGTATCACAACAATCACACCAGATGATGTGGCTGTGGCTCAAAAACTTGGTTATGTGATTAAACTTGTCGGTGATGTCCGTGAAGTTGAATCAGGTATTTCAGCAGAAGTGTCACCAACATTCTTGCCAAAAGCTCACCCACTTGCTAGTGTAAATGACGTTATGAATGCTGTCTTTGTTGAATCTATTGGTATCGGTGAGTCAATGTATTATGGACCAGGTGCTGGTCAAAAACCAACAGCAACTTCTGTAACAGCTGATATTATCCGCATTTGCCGTCGTATTAAAGATGGTAATGTTGGTAAATCATTTAACGAATTTGCTCGTGAAACAAAAATAGCAAATCCTTCAGATGTAACAAGCCATTATTACTTTGCAATCAATACACCTGATAAAAAAGGTCAATTGCTTCGTTTAGCTGAAATCTTCAATTCTGAAAATATTTCATTTGAACAAGTGCTTCAACAAAAAGCAAACGGTACTCGTGCGCGTGTGGTTATCATTACTCACTCAATGAGTAAGACACAATTGGCTGCTGTTACTGAAAAATTGGAAGCTGTAGAAGATTTCAAAGTTTTAAATACCCTTAAAGTATTGGGTGAATAA
- a CDS encoding polysaccharide deacetylase family protein — translation MKKRHKHEKTSKKQMILVNIILFLACIIAGTMLFFTLKESHLILSAEKTEQISKKSDQQTSTAPSTEQSSATQASDNSSEVNWVQQDSDVSLPILMYHAIHIMAPEEASNANLIVDPTTFESHIKRLSDEGYYFLTPEEAYKVLTENVLPNGNTKIIWLTFDDSLWDFYDNAFPILKKYSAKATNNVITSTVGNSANLSLDQMLEMKEQGISFQSHTSTHPDLSASDDNTQKTEMSDAKSYLDSNLPQDTMTIAYPAGRYSDTTLQLAGELNYKLGITTNEGVADKNDGLLSLDRIRILPETTADSLMASINP, via the coding sequence ATGAAAAAACGACACAAACACGAGAAAACAAGTAAAAAACAAATGATACTTGTCAACATTATTCTTTTTCTAGCTTGTATTATTGCTGGTACCATGCTTTTCTTTACCTTAAAAGAAAGTCATCTCATTTTATCGGCAGAAAAAACAGAACAAATCTCAAAAAAATCTGATCAACAAACGTCAACTGCTCCTTCTACCGAGCAAAGTTCAGCAACTCAAGCTAGTGACAATAGTAGCGAAGTTAACTGGGTTCAGCAAGATTCTGATGTTTCTCTTCCAATTTTAATGTATCATGCGATTCACATCATGGCTCCCGAAGAAGCATCAAATGCCAACCTTATCGTTGATCCGACAACCTTTGAAAGTCACATCAAGCGACTTTCTGATGAAGGATACTATTTCTTAACTCCCGAGGAAGCATATAAAGTTTTAACAGAAAATGTTCTTCCAAACGGGAATACAAAAATCATCTGGCTAACTTTTGATGATAGTTTATGGGATTTTTACGATAATGCCTTTCCAATTTTGAAAAAATACAGTGCCAAAGCAACTAACAATGTCATTACAAGTACTGTCGGAAATTCAGCTAACTTAAGTCTCGACCAGATGCTTGAAATGAAAGAACAAGGGATATCTTTCCAAAGTCATACTTCAACCCATCCAGACTTATCTGCTAGTGATGACAATACTCAAAAAACAGAAATGTCCGATGCCAAAAGCTACCTTGATAGCAACTTACCACAAGATACCATGACAATCGCCTATCCTGCAGGACGTTATTCTGATACCACTCTCCAACTCGCTGGTGAACTCAACTATAAGCTTGGTATTACAACAAATGAAGGAGTCGCTGATAAAAACGATGGATTATTATCTCTAGATCGCATTCGAATTTTACCAGAAACAACAGCTGATAGCCTAATGGCAAGCATCAATCCATAA
- a CDS encoding TetR/AcrR family transcriptional regulator, whose product MVCGKVKQIKDTKDRLFLSLISLMKDKSYEEIKIKDILEISQVSRRTFYRHFTNKQELLNYYFEKVIDDYLKERQNFAQSESFEVMVAGSLEFWYHKQNVLSILIKHQHFDLFFHQFNRRAKEAYNSITLPWFVYSGDVTKINFAMDIIIGGYYNVLRHWLSKEKSEGPEVIAGEVKKMIVKLTEFFNLDTYQETDKTVEKQES is encoded by the coding sequence ATGGTATGTGGTAAAGTTAAGCAAATAAAGGATACAAAAGACAGGCTATTTTTATCTCTCATCAGTCTGATGAAAGATAAAAGCTATGAAGAAATCAAGATTAAAGATATTCTCGAAATCTCCCAAGTTTCAAGAAGAACCTTTTATCGTCACTTCACTAATAAACAAGAACTCTTAAATTATTATTTTGAAAAGGTAATCGATGATTATCTAAAAGAACGCCAAAACTTCGCTCAATCTGAAAGTTTCGAAGTGATGGTGGCTGGTTCATTAGAATTTTGGTACCATAAGCAAAATGTTTTATCAATCTTAATCAAGCACCAACATTTTGATCTTTTCTTCCACCAATTCAACCGACGTGCCAAAGAAGCCTATAACAGCATTACTCTCCCTTGGTTTGTATACAGCGGTGATGTGACAAAAATCAATTTTGCCATGGACATTATCATCGGTGGATACTACAATGTTTTGCGTCATTGGTTAAGTAAAGAAAAATCTGAAGGACCCGAAGTTATCGCTGGCGAAGTCAAAAAAATGATTGTAAAACTAACAGAATTTTTCAATCTTGACACCTATCAAGAAACTGATAAAACTGTAGAAAAACAAGAGTCCTGA
- the rplL gene encoding 50S ribosomal protein L7/L12, with product MALNIENIIAEIKEASILELNDLVKAIEEEFGVTAAAPVAVAAAGAADAGAAKDSFDVELTSAGDKKVAVIKAVREVTGLGLKEAKALVDGAPANVKEGVATAEAEEIKAKLEEAGASITLK from the coding sequence ATGGCATTGAACATTGAAAACATTATTGCTGAAATTAAAGAAGCTTCAATCCTTGAATTGAACGATCTTGTAAAAGCTATCGAAGAAGAATTTGGTGTAACTGCAGCTGCTCCTGTAGCTGTAGCTGCTGCTGGTGCTGCAGACGCTGGTGCTGCTAAAGACTCATTTGACGTTGAATTGACTTCAGCTGGTGACAAAAAAGTTGCTGTTATCAAAGCTGTACGTGAAGTTACAGGTCTTGGTCTTAAAGAAGCTAAAGCTCTTGTTGATGGTGCACCTGCTAACGTTAAAGAAGGCGTTGCTACTGCAGAAGCTGAAGAAATCAAAGCTAAACTTGAAGAAGCTGGAGCTTCAATCACTCTTAAATAA
- the rplJ gene encoding 50S ribosomal protein L10 gives MSEAIIAKKAEQVDAVAEKMKAAASIVVVDSRGLTVEQDTVLRRNLRENGVEFKVIKNSILTRAAEKAGLDGMKDLFVGPSAVAFSNEDVVAPAKVLGDFAKDAEALEIKGGAIEGAVSSKEEITALASLPNREGLLSMLLSVLQAPVRNVALAVKAVADNKEDDAA, from the coding sequence ATGAGTGAAGCAATTATTGCTAAAAAAGCTGAACAAGTTGATGCTGTTGCTGAAAAAATGAAAGCTGCTGCATCTATCGTTGTTGTTGATTCACGTGGTCTTACAGTTGAACAAGATACAGTTCTTCGTCGTAATCTTCGCGAAAACGGTGTTGAATTTAAAGTTATCAAAAATTCAATTTTGACTCGTGCAGCTGAAAAAGCAGGTCTTGACGGAATGAAAGATCTTTTCGTAGGACCATCTGCAGTAGCATTTTCTAACGAAGATGTTGTTGCACCAGCAAAAGTTCTTGGTGACTTTGCTAAAGATGCTGAAGCACTTGAAATCAAAGGTGGGGCAATCGAAGGCGCTGTATCTTCAAAAGAAGAAATCACTGCTCTTGCATCATTGCCAAACCGCGAAGGACTTCTTTCTATGCTCCTTTCTGTACTTCAAGCGCCAGTTCGCAACGTTGCACTTGCTGTCAAAGCAGTTGCAGACAACAAAGAAGACGACGCTGCTTAA
- a CDS encoding IS30 family transposase: MIERWLQEGLSNREIARRLAKAPQTIHNEVKRGQVRQQVRKGKFEVIYSADFAQKAYQNNRKRSVKQASLTKGLKEKITHYIEQKYSPEMMVKSKGIPVPISTIYYWIHHGHLGLTKADMLYPRQEKAKKKHASPNFKPAGKSIEERPESINKRENIGDFEIDTVIQTRAKNECLLTLTDRKSRYQIIRLIPDKSAFSVNQALKAILKDYQMNSITADNGAEFSRLAEVFDPTHIYYAHPYSSWERGTNENHNRLIRRWLPKGSKNATQQQVAFIENWINNYLKKLFNYKSPKEFLQAGSFELEIWLLLFSTIE; the protein is encoded by the coding sequence ATGATTGAACGTTGGCTTCAAGAAGGGCTCTCAAATCGTGAAATCGCTAGGAGATTAGCTAAAGCTCCTCAAACCATTCACAACGAAGTCAAACGTGGTCAGGTTAGACAACAAGTGCGTAAAGGAAAATTTGAAGTGATCTACTCAGCTGATTTTGCTCAAAAAGCCTATCAAAACAATCGCAAACGTTCTGTTAAACAAGCCTCCCTAACCAAGGGACTCAAAGAAAAGATAACTCACTACATCGAACAGAAATACTCTCCCGAGATGATGGTAAAGTCAAAAGGGATACCTGTTCCCATCTCCACCATTTACTACTGGATTCATCATGGACACTTAGGATTGACCAAGGCTGATATGCTTTATCCTCGACAAGAGAAAGCTAAGAAAAAGCATGCTAGTCCCAATTTTAAGCCAGCTGGAAAGTCTATTGAGGAACGACCAGAAAGCATTAATAAGCGTGAGAATATCGGTGATTTTGAAATTGATACGGTTATTCAAACACGGGCAAAAAACGAGTGTCTGTTGACTCTAACCGATAGAAAGAGTCGTTATCAAATTATTCGACTCATTCCCGATAAGTCCGCGTTTTCAGTCAATCAAGCTCTGAAAGCAATCCTCAAGGATTATCAAATGAACTCTATCACAGCTGATAATGGGGCTGAGTTCAGTCGTTTAGCAGAAGTTTTTGACCCTACTCATATCTACTATGCCCACCCGTATTCTTCTTGGGAGCGTGGTACTAATGAGAATCATAATAGACTCATCCGGCGTTGGTTGCCTAAGGGAAGCAAAAATGCGACTCAACAACAAGTCGCATTTATTGAAAACTGGATTAATAACTATCTAAAGAAACTATTCAATTATAAATCTCCTAAAGAGTTTTTACAGGCTGGCTCATTTGAACTTGAAATTTGGCTTTTACTCTTTTCTACTATCGAATAA